A window of candidate division KSB1 bacterium contains these coding sequences:
- a CDS encoding sulfite exporter TauE/SafE family protein has protein sequence MLSLTGQLLLLFGIGLVVGFINVLAGGGSLLSLPVLIFLGLPSATANGTNRIGILLQNVVAIAGFQRQHVMPWRVSLLAAVPAVAGSIIGARWAIALPEHQFKRALALTMIGVLVVILADPGKRLHATPRPLTGWRRLAFMAGFFGVGVFGGFIQAGVGFLIILVMALAGFDLVATNAVKVIVVFIFTIAALYVFIRHDHVDYLLGAGLGLGNALGGYLGTRYTVRKGHAWIRGFVVVVVIAFSLYLMWDSLS, from the coding sequence ATGCTTTCCCTCACCGGGCAATTGCTGCTGTTATTTGGCATCGGCCTTGTTGTCGGTTTCATCAACGTACTCGCAGGCGGCGGCTCGCTGTTGTCGCTGCCGGTGTTGATCTTTCTCGGCCTGCCGAGCGCAACCGCCAATGGCACGAACCGCATCGGCATACTCCTGCAAAATGTGGTGGCGATTGCCGGCTTCCAGCGGCAGCATGTCATGCCCTGGCGCGTCAGCCTGCTCGCCGCTGTGCCGGCGGTGGCGGGTTCGATTATCGGCGCGCGGTGGGCGATCGCCTTGCCGGAGCACCAATTCAAACGTGCGCTGGCGCTCACTATGATTGGCGTATTGGTTGTGATCCTGGCGGACCCCGGCAAACGCCTGCATGCAACCCCCCGGCCACTCACCGGTTGGCGCCGGCTGGCATTCATGGCCGGTTTCTTTGGTGTCGGCGTGTTCGGCGGATTCATTCAGGCGGGGGTTGGCTTTTTGATCATTTTGGTCATGGCGTTGGCTGGTTTTGATCTGGTGGCGACCAACGCGGTGAAAGTCATCGTCGTTTTTATTTTTACCATCGCGGCGCTGTACGTCTTCATCAGGCATGACCACGTGGACTACCTGTTGGGCGCCGGCCTCGGCCTGGGCAATGCGTTGGGCGGCTACCTTGGCACACGCTATACAGTGCGCAAGGGCCATGCCTGGATTCGTGGTTTCGTGGTGGTCGTGGTCATCGCTTTTTCCCTGTATTTGATGTGGGATTCGCTGTCATGA
- a CDS encoding glycosyl hydrolase-related protein has product MFFVMLSFLAGAASGSAQEIREWLVLGSFSAEKGRGLGDDFTGNDAGIRPHGGLVTAGKSWRHYATPQAHLDFLDLMLDFFPVEHVVAYAHCYVHSPARDSAVTLIVSYDDFAALRVNGRPVWMQKERRANRLEQDTVTITLQKGWNALLFKVMNGVGEWSLAARFINATGLTVQAETPERLTTIPRADPELIRIRKIEPAEKAIFTVDNRPALQFRTVIYNPQQQPLGACRARLLARNGKAVGGEAVFELHAGEIRAVYFTVPVSAILNSFQASGAWQMRLQFNNYEVKRVVPLQYDARLLDKILGSFEVDGVEPLASNGSSGFRRVLFVPWEWAGMPLYVSADLGSATGTVLINGEQRLFNHRGYTGDLFLTDSAEVAARYEIVVHAGTGHASRAAGETTTAADSGIPVPHLTIAVENLALRRYLSAAALLQQYRGDEIAEQKTLDEKMFAALKARDVATLNQLIDEAHAKLPQVPEAELKVPEVSLIGNAHVDLGKSADVHAGMQQYRATFAQVIKNFAKYPGFHFSQAHASTYWWVEQNDPQLFTAITEAVQQKRWEIVGGSWAESDMNLPAGESLARQFLYGKRYLKAKFGVESKVAWMLDSFGHAVSVPQLLKKSGMRSYVFYQPWESMRLFEWEGLDGSRVLGYRPPEQFDLPLTRDEGRHALAANQRFGWPKAARLYGVGSSPASRDIRLAEDLAYLTAGRANHPAVPSVRMTGARGFFEELETAKPRLGVHRDEINFTARGAWVNNARLKRSHRRSEMALPAAEAFALIARSYGFTYPQGEFTQQWRNVLFNQSQSILAGATSSGVSEDALRSYREATETAKAALDKAMTRIETAINTKSANGSEKALVVYNPLNWPRTDVVEVDVTVPPPPPEKPVVTKTKRGKKAATADSTQMKTPLPYFREAAGARLPAQILLRDSTAEGIHYKLLFLPENVPALGYKVYWLEWLKQEVEIPGRARIDLPSLAMNNGFFTVRLDSATGGLLRLVDSRQNREWMAAAGGLEMLGERNTPQSALELEYDGRREIVRMSARPEIIEAGPLRARLRTYLSHGNTTLRQDYVIYANLPRLELQYTGRWQEQDKVLKVGFPFYVPDSRAMFEIPFGAMARAMNGEEVPMQKWLDLSNEQFGVTVVNDGKYSVDVKDGFVRVTALRGATPLDQGEQQFNLAILPHEGDWKQAIQAGYGFNQPLIARLVEQHAGTLPPAFSFVSIEPRNVVLSALKKAEDDDSWIIRLFESTGTAVNASITLPFSATAVSEVNLIEWEDKPLPLSGPRLTVTLAPWEVKTLKVKGQPVSQQ; this is encoded by the coding sequence ATGTTCTTTGTCATGCTTTCGTTCCTGGCGGGTGCGGCGTCAGGGTCCGCCCAGGAGATTCGCGAATGGCTCGTTCTCGGTTCTTTCTCTGCGGAGAAAGGCCGGGGGCTGGGGGATGATTTCACCGGCAATGACGCGGGCATTCGGCCGCATGGCGGGCTGGTTACCGCCGGCAAAAGCTGGCGGCATTATGCCACACCCCAGGCCCACCTCGACTTTCTCGACCTGATGCTGGATTTCTTCCCGGTGGAGCATGTCGTGGCCTATGCGCATTGCTACGTCCACAGCCCGGCACGCGACAGCGCAGTGACGCTGATCGTCAGCTACGATGACTTTGCCGCTCTCCGGGTCAACGGCCGGCCGGTGTGGATGCAAAAAGAGCGGCGTGCCAACCGCCTGGAGCAGGACACGGTGACGATCACGCTGCAAAAAGGCTGGAATGCGCTGTTGTTCAAAGTGATGAACGGTGTCGGGGAATGGTCGCTTGCCGCACGTTTTATCAATGCCACGGGCTTGACAGTGCAGGCGGAGACACCGGAGCGCCTGACCACGATTCCACGCGCCGATCCGGAATTGATTCGTATCCGCAAGATCGAGCCGGCGGAGAAAGCCATCTTCACGGTGGACAATCGCCCGGCCCTGCAATTTCGTACGGTGATCTACAATCCTCAACAGCAACCGCTGGGCGCCTGCCGTGCCCGGCTGCTGGCACGCAATGGCAAGGCAGTGGGCGGGGAAGCGGTGTTTGAGCTGCATGCCGGTGAAATTCGTGCCGTTTACTTCACGGTGCCGGTGAGCGCCATTCTCAACAGCTTTCAGGCCTCCGGGGCCTGGCAGATGCGGCTGCAGTTCAACAATTATGAAGTGAAGCGGGTGGTGCCGCTGCAATACGATGCACGGCTGCTGGACAAGATTCTGGGCAGCTTCGAAGTCGATGGCGTCGAACCGCTCGCCAGCAACGGCAGCAGCGGGTTTCGCCGCGTGTTGTTCGTGCCGTGGGAATGGGCGGGCATGCCGCTTTATGTTTCGGCAGACCTGGGTTCCGCCACCGGCACGGTGTTGATCAACGGCGAGCAGCGGCTGTTCAATCATCGTGGGTACACCGGCGATCTGTTCCTCACCGACAGCGCCGAGGTGGCGGCGCGCTACGAAATCGTGGTGCATGCCGGCACCGGCCACGCCAGCCGCGCGGCGGGGGAGACCACAACCGCCGCTGACAGCGGGATTCCCGTGCCGCACCTCACCATTGCGGTCGAAAACCTTGCTCTGCGGCGCTATCTCTCCGCGGCGGCGTTGTTGCAGCAGTATCGCGGCGATGAAATCGCGGAGCAGAAGACGCTCGATGAGAAAATGTTCGCGGCGCTCAAAGCGCGCGATGTTGCCACCCTCAACCAACTCATTGACGAGGCACATGCCAAACTGCCGCAGGTGCCGGAAGCCGAGCTGAAAGTTCCCGAAGTGAGTCTGATCGGCAATGCGCATGTCGATCTCGGCAAGTCGGCCGATGTCCATGCCGGCATGCAGCAATATCGCGCCACTTTCGCGCAGGTGATCAAGAACTTTGCGAAGTATCCCGGGTTTCATTTTTCCCAGGCACATGCCTCGACCTACTGGTGGGTCGAGCAAAACGATCCGCAACTCTTCACCGCCATCACCGAAGCCGTGCAGCAGAAGCGCTGGGAAATTGTGGGCGGCAGTTGGGCGGAAAGTGACATGAATCTGCCCGCCGGTGAAAGCCTGGCGCGCCAGTTTCTTTACGGCAAGCGCTACCTGAAGGCCAAGTTCGGCGTGGAATCGAAAGTGGCGTGGATGCTGGACAGCTTCGGCCACGCGGTGAGTGTGCCGCAGCTCCTCAAGAAGAGTGGCATGCGCAGCTACGTGTTTTACCAGCCGTGGGAATCCATGCGGCTGTTCGAATGGGAGGGCCTCGATGGCAGCCGGGTGCTGGGTTATCGGCCGCCGGAGCAATTCGATCTGCCGCTCACCCGCGATGAAGGGCGGCACGCCCTGGCGGCCAACCAGCGTTTTGGCTGGCCCAAGGCGGCCCGGCTTTACGGCGTGGGCAGCAGCCCCGCCAGCCGGGACATTCGTCTGGCGGAAGATCTGGCCTATCTCACCGCCGGGCGGGCAAATCACCCCGCCGTGCCCTCGGTGCGCATGACCGGTGCGCGCGGCTTTTTCGAAGAATTGGAAACCGCCAAACCCCGACTGGGCGTGCATCGGGACGAGATCAATTTCACCGCGCGGGGCGCGTGGGTGAACAATGCCCGGTTGAAGCGCAGTCATCGCCGCAGCGAAATGGCCCTGCCTGCGGCGGAAGCCTTCGCCTTGATTGCACGGTCATATGGCTTCACTTATCCGCAGGGCGAATTCACCCAGCAATGGCGCAATGTTCTCTTCAATCAATCACAAAGCATTTTGGCCGGCGCCACCAGCAGCGGCGTGAGTGAAGATGCCCTGCGCTCCTATCGCGAAGCCACGGAGACCGCCAAGGCCGCGCTGGACAAGGCCATGACGCGCATCGAGACCGCTATCAACACCAAATCGGCCAACGGCTCGGAGAAAGCCCTGGTGGTCTACAATCCGCTCAACTGGCCACGCACTGATGTCGTGGAAGTGGACGTCACCGTGCCGCCGCCACCACCTGAAAAACCGGTGGTCACGAAGACCAAACGCGGTAAAAAGGCCGCCACGGCAGACTCGACCCAGATGAAGACGCCGCTGCCCTACTTCCGTGAGGCCGCCGGGGCACGCCTGCCGGCACAAATTCTTCTGCGTGACTCGACGGCCGAAGGCATTCATTACAAGCTGCTCTTCCTGCCGGAGAATGTGCCGGCGCTCGGTTACAAGGTCTATTGGCTGGAATGGCTCAAACAGGAGGTCGAGATTCCCGGCCGGGCGCGCATCGATCTCCCGTCATTGGCCATGAACAACGGGTTCTTCACCGTGCGCCTGGATTCCGCCACCGGCGGGCTGCTGCGGCTGGTGGACAGCCGGCAAAACCGCGAATGGATGGCTGCGGCCGGCGGCCTGGAAATGCTGGGGGAACGCAACACCCCGCAGTCCGCGCTGGAATTGGAATATGATGGCCGGCGCGAAATCGTACGCATGTCGGCGCGGCCGGAGATCATTGAAGCCGGGCCGCTGCGCGCGCGCTTGCGGACATATTTGTCTCATGGCAACACCACCTTGCGGCAGGATTATGTGATTTACGCCAATCTCCCGCGGCTGGAATTGCAATATACCGGCCGCTGGCAGGAACAGGACAAGGTCCTGAAAGTCGGTTTTCCGTTCTATGTCCCGGACAGCCGCGCCATGTTCGAGATTCCCTTTGGCGCCATGGCACGCGCGATGAACGGCGAGGAAGTGCCCATGCAGAAATGGCTCGATCTTTCCAACGAGCAATTTGGGGTCACCGTGGTGAATGACGGCAAGTACAGCGTCGATGTCAAGGACGGGTTCGTGCGGGTAACCGCCCTGCGCGGCGCCACGCCCCTGGACCAGGGTGAGCAGCAATTCAACCTCGCCATCCTGCCGCATGAAGGCGATTGGAAGCAGGCCATTCAGGCCGGCTATGGCTTCAACCAGCCCCTGATTGCGCGCCTCGTCGAGCAGCATGCCGGCACCCTGCCGCCGGCCTTCAGCTTTGTCAGCATCGAACCGCGCAACGTGGTGCTGTCGGCGCTGAAGAAAGCCGAAGATGACGACAGTTGGATCATCCGCCTGTTTGAAAGCACGGGCACGGCGGTGAATGCCAGCATTACGCTGCCCTTCTCCGCCACCGCGGTGAGTGAGGTCAATTTGATCGAATGGGAAGACAAGCCGCTGCCACTCTCCGGCCCGCGTTTGACGGTGACGCTTGCGCCCTGGGAAGTCAAAACTCTCAAGGTGAAAGGGCAACCTGTTTCGCAGCAGTGA
- a CDS encoding glycerol-3-phosphate dehydrogenase/oxidase codes for MKRDLNALANNVFDVVIIGGGIYGACAAWEAALRGLSVALVEKGDFGGATSANSLKIIHGGLRYLQHADFKRMRESIHERMVLMRIAPHLVHPLPCVMPTYGHALKGREVMAVAMFLNDLIGCDRNRLEDPQKFLPAGRVISKEACKRLIPGVDEKGLTGGALWYDCHVYNSERLLLSFLHSAVKKGAQVANYLPVRGFLKEGNRITGVQVEDLITGRRFDVRARLTINNSGPWVNQVLSLKNGRPPQPPVLLSKAMNLVIRRQLLPDYAVGVPSKFEFKDADAILNKGSRLLFLRPWRHLSLIGTTHVAYQGDPQDFRITEQDIQDFVNAFRAAYPAAGLTRDDVSFYYGGLLPMESVNPRTGDVKLLKQYLLRDHAVVEGLEGLLTVVGVKYTTARDVAQKSIDLALRKLQRPVLPSRSREERIHGGEIDRFEAFVAAESRKQPYGLPAEIVKHLIENYGSAYVDLFPHLRENPAWAARVHPQTTTIAAEVIHGVREEMAQKLVDVIMRRTELGTAGHPGAEALQRCAELMAGELGWTAERKAAEIAEANRVFEVAQS; via the coding sequence ATGAAACGAGATCTGAATGCTCTGGCCAACAATGTTTTCGATGTGGTGATCATCGGCGGCGGCATTTATGGCGCTTGTGCGGCGTGGGAGGCAGCGCTGCGCGGCTTGTCAGTCGCATTGGTTGAAAAAGGCGACTTCGGCGGCGCCACCTCCGCAAACAGTTTGAAGATCATTCACGGCGGCTTGCGCTATTTGCAGCATGCCGACTTCAAACGCATGCGCGAGTCGATTCATGAGCGCATGGTGCTGATGCGCATCGCACCGCATTTGGTGCACCCCCTGCCCTGTGTCATGCCGACTTACGGCCACGCGCTGAAAGGCAGGGAAGTCATGGCGGTCGCCATGTTTCTCAACGACCTGATCGGCTGCGATCGCAACCGCCTGGAGGATCCCCAAAAATTTCTGCCAGCCGGTCGCGTGATTTCGAAGGAGGCGTGCAAGCGCCTGATTCCGGGGGTGGACGAAAAAGGCCTCACCGGTGGGGCATTGTGGTATGACTGCCACGTCTACAACTCCGAGCGTTTGTTGCTTTCCTTTCTGCATTCCGCGGTGAAAAAAGGCGCGCAGGTGGCCAATTATCTCCCGGTGCGCGGTTTTTTGAAGGAAGGCAATCGCATCACCGGCGTGCAGGTCGAAGATCTGATCACCGGCCGGCGCTTTGACGTGCGCGCGCGTCTGACCATCAACAACAGCGGGCCCTGGGTCAACCAGGTGCTCAGCCTGAAAAACGGCCGGCCGCCGCAGCCGCCGGTGCTGCTCTCCAAAGCCATGAATCTGGTCATCCGCCGACAACTGCTGCCCGACTATGCCGTCGGTGTGCCGAGCAAATTCGAATTCAAGGATGCGGACGCCATCCTCAACAAAGGTTCGCGCCTGCTCTTTCTGCGGCCCTGGCGGCATCTCTCGCTGATCGGCACCACCCATGTCGCCTATCAGGGCGATCCGCAGGATTTCAGGATCACCGAGCAGGATATCCAGGATTTCGTCAACGCGTTCCGAGCGGCGTATCCTGCCGCGGGATTGACCCGTGACGACGTTTCTTTTTACTACGGCGGTCTGCTCCCCATGGAGAGCGTCAATCCCCGCACCGGGGACGTCAAACTGCTGAAGCAATATCTGCTTCGGGATCATGCCGTGGTGGAGGGCCTCGAGGGTTTGCTGACAGTGGTGGGCGTGAAATACACCACCGCACGTGACGTCGCGCAGAAGTCCATCGACCTGGCGCTGCGCAAATTGCAGCGTCCCGTGCTGCCATCGCGTTCCCGGGAAGAACGGATTCATGGCGGGGAGATTGACCGTTTCGAGGCCTTTGTGGCTGCCGAGAGCCGCAAACAGCCATATGGCCTGCCGGCGGAAATCGTTAAGCATCTCATCGAGAATTACGGCTCCGCCTACGTCGATTTGTTTCCACATCTTCGGGAAAACCCGGCATGGGCGGCGCGCGTGCATCCGCAGACCACAACCATAGCCGCAGAAGTGATTCATGGCGTGCGCGAAGAGATGGCGCAAAAGCTGGTCGATGTGATTATGCGGCGTACCGAACTCGGCACCGCCGGTCACCCCGGCGCCGAGGCGCTGCAGCGGTGCGCCGAGCTGATGGCTGGCGAACTGGGCTGGACGGCCGAGCGCAAGGCCGCGGAAATTGCGGAGGCGAATCGGGTCTTTGAGGTGGCGCAATCATGA
- a CDS encoding VTT domain-containing protein: MKKPHLIRRLYDWVLHWAHTPYGTPALAALATAESSFFPVPPDPLLMALAMSRPERSLWYALVCSASSATGGMLGYLIGWQLWHVVSDFFFTHVPGFTPEVFNLVAQKYNDNAFLAVFTAAFTPIPYKVFTIAGGVFQINFAEFVAASIVGRSLRFFLVAGLIRVFGAAIKEKIDRYFDWFALGFTVLLILGFLVIKYAL; encoded by the coding sequence GTGAAAAAACCGCATCTCATTCGCCGGCTTTACGATTGGGTTCTGCACTGGGCGCACACGCCTTACGGCACGCCGGCGCTGGCCGCTTTGGCGACGGCCGAATCCTCTTTTTTCCCGGTCCCGCCGGATCCCCTGCTGATGGCACTCGCCATGTCCCGGCCGGAGCGCAGCCTGTGGTATGCGTTGGTGTGTTCGGCTTCTTCGGCGACGGGCGGCATGCTCGGTTATCTGATCGGCTGGCAGTTGTGGCATGTAGTGAGCGATTTCTTTTTCACCCACGTGCCGGGTTTCACCCCGGAAGTCTTCAATCTGGTGGCGCAAAAATACAACGACAATGCCTTTCTCGCGGTGTTCACGGCCGCCTTCACCCCCATTCCCTACAAAGTCTTCACCATTGCCGGCGGGGTCTTTCAGATCAACTTCGCCGAGTTTGTGGCCGCTTCGATCGTGGGCCGTTCCCTGCGCTTCTTCCTGGTGGCCGGGCTGATCCGCGTCTTTGGTGCGGCCATCAAGGAAAAGATCGATCGCTACTTCGACTGGTTTGCACTGGGCTTCACGGTGCTGCTGATTCTCGGCTTCCTCGTGATCAAATACGCTTTGTAG
- a CDS encoding SEC-C metal-binding domain-containing protein, translating into MKAGRNDPCPCGSGKKYKKCCMEKDEAAARQAHAAMVQARATMETPAAATAEAAEEKGGESHPASGHAAEGHPTPARLRPAARLEAKGGQSRAARIRAKDFAKRWATRKRAEG; encoded by the coding sequence ATGAAAGCGGGACGCAATGACCCCTGTCCCTGCGGCAGTGGCAAAAAGTACAAAAAATGCTGCATGGAGAAGGATGAAGCCGCGGCGCGCCAGGCGCATGCGGCAATGGTGCAGGCACGCGCCACGATGGAAACGCCGGCTGCCGCGACAGCGGAAGCCGCGGAAGAAAAGGGCGGTGAGTCGCATCCCGCCAGCGGACATGCGGCAGAGGGACATCCCACGCCCGCACGGCTCCGCCCCGCAGCGCGGCTGGAGGCCAAAGGCGGGCAAAGCCGTGCTGCGCGCATTCGCGCAAAGGATTTCGCCAAACGCTGGGCCACGCGCAAGCGCGCCGAGGGCTGA